The following proteins come from a genomic window of Roseofilum capinflatum BLCC-M114:
- a CDS encoding class I SAM-dependent methyltransferase — MSFSKNVRKVVKNVGDAYFWPASKREFYELISRYPSASTNDIMHIINSYKGQGWYKRLCVFQDEQELTNLIDWARDRQPKIVMEIGTAQGGTLLAWCRIAQEMVISVDLEDGIHGGGYFPQKQRLYKELVAGREGVQVELIQDDSQKDETRQKVESILSGRRIDILFIDGDHRIEGVTRDFELWRSLVKPGGHILFHDILPHKTVKSCQVDVLWNQLRQQYPSQEIVTDYNQGWGGIGILTLPE; from the coding sequence ATGTCGTTCTCAAAAAATGTAAGAAAAGTTGTCAAGAATGTTGGAGATGCTTACTTTTGGCCAGCATCAAAACGAGAGTTCTATGAGTTGATATCACGATATCCCAGTGCTAGTACCAATGATATTATGCATATTATTAACTCTTATAAGGGTCAGGGATGGTATAAGCGACTATGCGTCTTTCAAGACGAACAAGAGTTAACTAACCTGATTGATTGGGCTAGGGATCGACAGCCGAAAATTGTGATGGAAATCGGTACTGCTCAAGGAGGGACTCTATTAGCTTGGTGCCGAATTGCTCAAGAGATGGTAATTTCTGTAGATTTAGAAGATGGAATTCATGGGGGTGGATATTTTCCACAAAAACAGCGTCTTTATAAAGAGTTGGTTGCAGGACGCGAAGGAGTTCAGGTTGAATTAATTCAAGATGATAGTCAAAAAGATGAGACCAGACAAAAAGTAGAAAGTATTCTTTCTGGTCGGAGAATTGATATTCTATTTATTGATGGAGATCATCGAATTGAAGGGGTAACTCGTGACTTTGAGTTATGGAGGTCTTTAGTTAAACCTGGAGGCCATATTCTTTTTCATGATATCCTTCCTCATAAAACGGTTAAAAGTTGTCAAGTGGATGTATTATGGAATCAACTCCGACAGCAATATCCCAGCCAAGAAATTGTTACTGACTATAATCAAGGCTGGGGAGGAATTGGAATTTTGACGTTACCTGAATAG
- a CDS encoding glycosyltransferase family 2 protein encodes MDSPQEVTISVALVTCNLPDYLDRCLDSIRSQSVQPYEIIVSDDSSPDIAPKNEVIALKWDCQYIKGPRRGLQANLNNAAVDCRGTHVRIVNDDHIFPENHFGVIYDTVKSDPESVWILGEYYEYPNPHSHLHLPGEVQPRGFHKPITNFDDCFAISGGSAIIPRKIFDTHLFLEAFGYVCDLEFGPRLKALGYRIRYTPNTYVIHLPTDDSKRSARYEYLIHKGSFLLAYLTYACYLKDKIKEIECLLYFFSRSILTSIKIKDYQFGIMDFVNVLNKGIMYKQLFEDGRYSEII; translated from the coding sequence ATGGATAGTCCTCAAGAAGTTACTATTAGTGTTGCTCTCGTGACTTGCAATCTTCCAGATTACTTAGATCGGTGCTTAGATAGTATTCGCTCTCAAAGTGTTCAGCCTTATGAAATCATTGTTTCGGATGATTCAAGTCCAGACATTGCACCAAAAAATGAAGTTATTGCTCTCAAATGGGACTGTCAGTATATTAAAGGGCCACGTCGAGGGTTACAAGCTAATTTAAATAATGCTGCTGTAGACTGTCGAGGTACTCATGTTCGGATTGTCAACGACGATCATATTTTTCCAGAAAATCACTTTGGAGTTATTTATGATACTGTTAAATCAGACCCGGAAAGCGTTTGGATTTTAGGTGAATATTATGAATATCCCAATCCCCACTCTCACTTACATCTCCCAGGGGAAGTTCAACCGCGAGGATTTCACAAACCCATTACTAATTTTGATGACTGTTTTGCGATCAGTGGCGGTTCAGCAATTATCCCCAGAAAGATTTTCGATACTCATCTTTTTTTAGAAGCCTTTGGATATGTTTGCGATTTAGAATTTGGCCCTAGATTAAAAGCATTAGGATATCGAATTCGCTATACCCCAAATACTTATGTAATCCATCTTCCCACAGATGACTCCAAGCGATCTGCTAGGTATGAATATTTGATTCATAAGGGTTCATTCCTTCTTGCTTATTTAACTTATGCTTGTTACTTAAAAGATAAAATCAAAGAAATCGAGTGCTTACTTTATTTCTTCTCTCGGTCTATATTAACGTCGATCAAAATTAAAGACTATCAGTTTGGAATCATGGATTTTGTTAACGTTTTAAATAAGGGGATAATGTACAAACAACTCTTTGAAGATGGCAGGTATTCTGAAATTATTTAG
- a CDS encoding FkbM family methyltransferase gives MSASILQRMRTAYAVNRLTRRYYRANQIPYSCDYYVNGDKINLSGPDTLVMLIGIVLNDTYGLKRFQNLENIVDIGANIGIFSIYAATLFPEAKILAYEPCSETFSNLKKNVGSFNIQIYPYAVGQHAGKVNLSVEGDLTACYVAKNDSSSFSSSQVCDMISFQEIVDHMNGKIELLKLDCEGSEYEIIESPSFNCVENVVGEFHTCEQGNPEYGLELLKEKGFTIEQWLKFPDGKAGEFWARNHQNQKETNYG, from the coding sequence ATGAGCGCTTCGATACTTCAAAGAATGAGGACAGCTTATGCGGTTAATCGATTGACTAGACGTTACTATAGAGCTAACCAAATCCCTTATAGTTGTGACTACTATGTTAATGGTGATAAAATCAATCTCTCAGGGCCAGATACTTTAGTAATGCTGATTGGTATAGTTCTCAATGATACCTACGGGTTGAAGCGGTTTCAGAATCTAGAGAATATCGTAGATATTGGAGCAAATATTGGTATTTTTTCCATCTATGCAGCCACCTTATTTCCAGAGGCAAAAATTCTTGCTTATGAACCTTGCAGTGAAACATTTTCTAACTTGAAGAAGAATGTGGGTTCTTTCAATATTCAAATCTATCCTTATGCTGTTGGTCAACACGCTGGTAAAGTAAATTTAAGTGTTGAAGGAGATTTAACCGCATGTTATGTTGCTAAGAATGATAGCAGTTCTTTTAGTTCATCTCAAGTATGTGATATGATCTCTTTTCAGGAGATCGTTGACCACATGAATGGCAAGATAGAACTCCTGAAACTTGATTGTGAAGGATCTGAATATGAAATCATTGAATCTCCTAGCTTTAACTGCGTCGAGAATGTTGTTGGAGAATTTCACACTTGCGAACAGGGTAATCCTGAGTATGGACTGGAGTTACTGAAAGAAAAGGGATTTACAATAGAACAATGGTTGAAATTTCCAGATGGTAAAGCTGGTGAATTTTGGGCTAGAAATCATCAAAATCAAAAGGAGACTAATTATGGATAG
- a CDS encoding glycosyltransferase family 4 protein: MKQSLRILMILHMPWDRNLGGPRVQLELADEFHKMGHHVAKFDINDAFPNGQSSRWSEFTRPSFSSKAKDFILANGHRFDIIDAHQGNLPFTKEELNFKGLLVARSVGLYAFCEEYARLEQQKWPQTKKGNLIANTLRSWRQKQESPYYLRSLETCDLINLPNEDEKIYVQEHWGLGDKCTVFPFGLSEKRQQLFTQAIESTSTRLNNKQVAFIGYWMQRKGSRDWGEILQRTKTKIPDVKFKFLGTGLSAEEVLKDLNLPPSDWIEVIPKYDSDELPSLLSGATVGAFPSYMEGFGFAVLEKIACGLPTVTYDIPGPREMLKYVDPSLMVPVGDVNAFVENLVSILTLERGDYEKLSQQCLEVTKTFSWPKIAADQIQLYSKYCTHLN; encoded by the coding sequence ATGAAGCAATCCCTGAGAATTTTAATGATACTTCACATGCCTTGGGATCGTAATCTGGGAGGACCGAGGGTACAGCTAGAGTTAGCTGATGAATTCCACAAAATGGGTCATCATGTGGCCAAGTTTGATATTAATGATGCGTTTCCTAATGGTCAATCTTCACGATGGTCTGAATTCACTCGTCCTAGTTTCTCAAGTAAAGCCAAAGATTTCATCCTAGCTAATGGTCATCGCTTTGATATTATTGATGCTCATCAAGGCAATTTACCCTTTACTAAAGAAGAATTAAACTTTAAGGGATTGCTTGTTGCGCGATCAGTGGGGTTATACGCTTTTTGTGAAGAATATGCTAGACTTGAACAACAGAAGTGGCCCCAGACAAAAAAAGGCAATCTCATTGCTAATACCCTGCGCTCTTGGCGACAAAAACAAGAAAGTCCTTACTACCTTCGCAGCTTAGAGACTTGTGACTTAATCAATCTTCCCAATGAAGACGAAAAAATTTATGTACAAGAACATTGGGGTCTCGGTGATAAATGTACCGTCTTTCCCTTTGGATTATCAGAAAAACGACAACAGTTATTTACTCAAGCAATCGAATCAACTAGCACGCGCCTAAATAATAAACAAGTAGCATTTATTGGATATTGGATGCAACGTAAAGGATCTAGAGATTGGGGAGAAATATTACAGCGTACAAAAACGAAAATACCAGATGTGAAATTTAAGTTTCTGGGAACAGGTTTGAGCGCTGAAGAGGTTTTGAAAGATCTTAACTTACCCCCTTCTGATTGGATAGAAGTTATTCCTAAGTATGATAGTGATGAACTGCCATCGCTTTTGTCTGGGGCTACAGTTGGTGCATTTCCCAGTTACATGGAGGGATTTGGATTTGCAGTGTTAGAAAAAATAGCTTGTGGTTTACCTACAGTCACTTATGATATTCCGGGGCCTCGTGAAATGCTTAAGTATGTAGATCCTTCTCTGATGGTTCCAGTAGGTGATGTTAATGCTTTTGTAGAAAATTTGGTTAGCATACTGACACTTGAGAGAGGTGATTACGAAAAATTGTCTCAACAATGCTTAGAAGTTACCAAAACATTTTCTTGGCCAAAAATTGCTGCCGACCAAATACAACTTTATTCTAAATACTGTACCCACTTAAATTAG
- a CDS encoding glycosyltransferase family 4 protein — protein MKTVYITPTYFSNKSLIGGAERYASTLASLMANQVDTTLVSFGSQRQSYQEGNLNIEIFPVKAPIHGSMMNAINLRYISSLLNATVIHVHQIYTLVSDISCLIGYTLGKRVFVTDHGGGGSLVINHKLPLFRCYTNLVAQSEYTLGTIPDQLSQKSVVIKGGVDTNWFYPTSTVEKEKKILFVGRMLPHKGINYLIDGFKLLGASGYKLTILGQVKGDYSQRFYNDLKELAKGLSVEFVQDADEQRLLHEYRSATVTVLPSVHTTWYGDYTPIPELMGFTLLESQACGTPVICTDAGAMHEFVNNGKTGLIVDQNSGQAIAEALRHFIQLLPQNYEEYQNHCSEWIENNFSWSIVVKKHLELYQGLSN, from the coding sequence ATGAAGACAGTTTATATTACTCCTACATACTTTAGTAATAAATCCTTAATTGGTGGAGCAGAGCGATACGCCAGTACCCTAGCTTCCCTTATGGCCAATCAAGTAGATACAACGTTGGTTAGTTTCGGTTCACAGCGCCAAAGTTATCAGGAAGGAAACCTAAATATTGAAATCTTTCCGGTCAAAGCTCCTATCCACGGAAGTATGATGAATGCGATCAATCTTCGCTATATCAGTTCCTTACTCAATGCAACTGTTATTCATGTTCATCAGATTTATACTCTCGTTTCTGATATAAGTTGCTTGATCGGATATACTCTTGGTAAACGCGTTTTTGTCACCGATCATGGTGGAGGAGGTTCTCTAGTTATTAATCACAAGCTGCCGTTGTTCCGTTGTTATACAAACCTAGTCGCTCAATCTGAATATACCCTGGGGACTATCCCGGATCAATTGAGTCAAAAATCAGTTGTTATTAAAGGTGGGGTTGATACTAACTGGTTTTATCCCACATCTACAGTTGAGAAAGAAAAAAAGATCCTATTTGTTGGGCGAATGCTTCCTCATAAAGGGATTAACTATTTAATTGATGGATTTAAACTCTTGGGAGCCTCGGGTTATAAGCTGACTATCCTTGGTCAGGTAAAGGGCGATTATAGTCAAAGGTTTTACAATGATCTTAAAGAATTGGCGAAAGGTCTGTCAGTGGAATTTGTTCAGGATGCAGATGAGCAACGCTTACTGCATGAATATCGGAGTGCAACTGTAACAGTATTGCCCTCAGTGCATACTACGTGGTATGGTGACTATACTCCAATTCCGGAATTGATGGGATTTACGCTGTTGGAATCTCAAGCGTGTGGTACACCTGTTATATGTACGGATGCAGGAGCAATGCATGAGTTTGTGAATAATGGTAAAACTGGATTAATTGTGGATCAAAATTCTGGTCAGGCAATAGCAGAGGCTCTGCGGCACTTTATCCAATTATTGCCCCAGAATTATGAAGAATATCAAAACCACTGTTCAGAATGGATTGAAAATAACTTTAGTTGGTCGATAGTTGTCAAAAAACACTTAGAACTTTACCAAGGTCTTAGCAATTGA
- a CDS encoding FkbM family methyltransferase — protein MTIGKKGLSILYWICSQYPKVGKLIITIWVKIHLVFGWSPHPGLVWVADRLNYRFPIQTKLFNNMRIKVDWNDLGVGFKIYHNGVYEKNTVQIISQLLKPGDIFMDAGAHCGQYTLIASRSVGETGQVHSFEPDPETFKLLSKSVQLNNLANVYLNQLALSSQEGIRHLYFASSHCTGASSLSTPYTYSDVNCEVKCTTIDSYIHQNKVEEVDFLKIDIEGHEIDALKGGNLLFSSKNSPIIITEFNEQTQNYFGSTCKDLAEFLINRKYELYIIGGESPLNVLAIPYDKKTLINDLNDENSVLKPYCLET, from the coding sequence ATGACTATTGGAAAAAAAGGACTATCTATATTGTATTGGATTTGTAGCCAATACCCCAAAGTGGGTAAATTGATTATTACAATTTGGGTCAAAATACACTTAGTGTTTGGGTGGTCGCCACATCCAGGATTGGTCTGGGTTGCAGACAGATTGAATTATCGCTTTCCTATCCAAACCAAATTATTCAATAATATGAGAATAAAAGTGGACTGGAATGATTTAGGAGTTGGCTTTAAAATTTATCACAATGGCGTATATGAGAAAAACACAGTACAGATAATTAGCCAACTGCTAAAACCTGGTGATATTTTTATGGATGCAGGTGCTCATTGTGGACAATATACTTTAATTGCCAGTAGATCTGTAGGTGAAACTGGTCAAGTCCATAGCTTTGAGCCAGATCCTGAAACATTTAAGTTACTTTCGAAAAGTGTTCAACTCAACAATCTTGCCAATGTTTATCTTAACCAACTTGCCTTGTCTAGTCAGGAGGGAATTAGACACTTGTATTTTGCATCAAGTCATTGTACTGGTGCTAGTTCTCTCTCAACCCCCTATACTTACTCAGATGTAAATTGTGAAGTAAAATGTACTACCATTGACTCCTATATCCATCAAAATAAAGTTGAAGAGGTTGATTTTTTAAAAATTGATATTGAGGGTCATGAAATCGATGCATTAAAGGGTGGTAATTTGCTGTTTTCCAGTAAAAATAGTCCAATAATAATTACAGAATTTAACGAGCAAACACAGAACTATTTTGGATCTACCTGCAAAGATTTAGCTGAATTTTTAATTAATAGGAAGTATGAACTTTATATTATTGGAGGGGAATCACCTTTAAATGTTTTAGCTATACCGTATGATAAAAAAACACTGATAAATGATTTGAATGATGAAAACAGTGTACTAAAACCATATTGTTTGGAAACATGA